The sequence AGGATCGACAGCAGGATCATCAGCCCCGGGATCGCCGCGGCGAGGAACAGCGTCGAGGCCGAGATGCCGAGCACGAGGCCGATGACGATGTAGGCGATGGAGGGCGGGATCAGGATGCCGGTGCAGGCGCCCGACGCGACCAGCGCGCAGGCGTAGGGCTTCGGGTAGCCCTCGCGCACCAGCCGGTCGATGGTCATGCGCCCCACCGCCGCCGCGCCGGCGGCGTCCGAGCCGGAAATGCAGGCGAAGAAGCCGCAGCCCAGCACCGTCGCCGAGCCGAAGCCCGAGCGCACGCCCCCGGTCAGCGCCTGGGCGACGTCGAGGAGCTTCTCCGAGAGGCCGGTGCGGACCAGAACGTCGCCGGTGAGGATGAAGAGCGGCACCGCGATCAGCGCGAAATGGTCGATGCCCTGGAAGAGCGAGGCGCCGACGAGGGTCATCGGCAGGGTCTCGGTGAACCACAGGATGCCCACGACGCCGAGCCCGAGCGAGACCCAGACCGGCACGCCGACGAGGATGAGGACGAGGATCGCGATCAGCGGCCCGTAGAAGCCGAAGCCGAGATCGGCGAAGGAGGCCTGCTCCATCTGCTGCCAGAGCATCGTGTCCTCCTCAGGCGATCGGCTGCGAATGCGCGGCCTTCGGGGCGGCGCCCGTGCGCAGGCGGTGCAGGTCGCCCGCGAGGCATTGCAGCACCCGGAAGGTCATGAGCGCGAAGCCGAGCGGCACGGCGACCAGGAACCAGGCCATGCTGATGCGAAGCCCGTGCGTCACCGAGCCGAACTCGAGCGAGGTCACGACCGGGCGCACCGACCAGTAGAGGCAGATCAGCGCCAGCGCGAGCGTGCACAGGTCGGCGAGCACGTCGAAGGCCGCCTTCACCCGTGGCGGCGTGCGGCTGACGAGGACGTCGATGCGGATATGCGCGCGCTCCCGCACTGCGGCCGAGGCGCCGATCCAGGCGAGATAGATGAAGGCGTAGCGCGCCACCTCCTCGCCCCAGACGCTCGAATAGGACAGGAGGAAGCGCCGGGCGACCTCGATCGAGATCGCCGAGACGATCGTCCCGTAGAGGACGAGGAGCAGCCAGCGCTCGCCGTTCTCGTCGAGCGCGCGCAGCATGCGCGCCGCACGGCCGGCGCGGGGCTTCGAGAGGGTGTCCGACATGATGTCCGCCCGGATTGGAGCCGGAAGGGACGGGGGGCGCGAGGCCCCCCGCCGAGGTGCGACGCCGGCGCTCAGGCGTCGTTGGTCAGGCGTCGTTGGTCAGGCGTCGTGGACGTAGTAGCCGCCGTCCGTCTCCGCCGCCTCGCGCAGGCGCTCGAAGGCCTCGATGGAGCCGGCGAGCTCGGTCTTCACCGAATCCCACTCGGAGCGCTGGTGGCCGGCGCGCTCGGACCATTGGGCGAGCTCGTCCTCGGTCGGCGCGTAGAAATCGACGCCCGACTTCGAGAGCTCGGACATGGCGTAGGCGCGCGCGGCGGGGACCTTGGCGAGGTTCTGGCGGAAGGTGGTCTCGGAGGCGAAGTCGATCGCCTCCTGCAGCTCGCCGTCGAGCGCATCGTACCAGGCCTTGTTGCAGGAATAGACCTGCGCGTCGGGCACCGATCGCACCAGCGTGATCGACGACAGGATGTCCTTGAAGCCGAAGACGTACAGCGCGCCGACCGACGGATCGAGCGCGTCCGCGACGCCCTGCTGGATGGCGGAGGGCGTCTCGCCCCAGGCGACCGGCGTCGGGTTGGCGCCGAGCAGCCGATAGAATTGCTGCAGGATCTGCGAGCCGGGCACGCGGAACTTGATGCCCTGGATGTCGTCGGGGGTGCGCACCGGCCCCTCGACGCCGCGGCCCACGGCGACCGTGCGCGGGTCGATCGTCACGTACCAGAGCGGCTTGAAGCCGCGCTCCTCGACCTTGGGGTTCACCTCGTTCCTCCAGGCGGCGGAGGTGACGAGGTTGGCGAATTGCTGGTTGTCGCCGCACCAGTACGGGATGTTGATCAGGTCGACCACGGGCGCGAAGGGCGCGAAGTTCGACAGCGAGTGCTGGGCGCACTCGATCGTCCCCTCCTGGACCGACTGCGCCAGCGCGCTGCCGGTGCCGAGCTGCCCGTTGGGGGCGAGGCGCACGTAGATGCGCCCGTTCGACATGTTCTGGAGGTTCTCCTTGAAGTCGAGCTGCATGATCGGATAGCTGCGGTCGGCCGTGATGATGTAGGCCGTCGCCACCGTCATGGTGCGCTCCGCCGCCTGCTGGCGCTCGCGCTCCTCGTTGGCCGTCTGCGCGACGGCCTCGTCCGAATGCAGGAAGCCGCCGGCGGAGGCGATCACCGCCGTGGTGAAGCCGAAGGTGCCCGCCACCTGGAAGAAGCGCCGGCGCGTCAGCGCGGGCGTCTGCGTGGGGTTCTCGGGGGCGTTGCGGCGATCGTCGTCTTTCATGTCGTTCCTCCCTCGTGTCCTGGTCGGCTCTAGGCGGCCTCTCGGGTCGACGCGGCCGCCCGCTCGCGCTCCGCCGCCCGCTCCCGGGCGAGAACGGAGACCGTGAACGCGACGACCGCAGCGAAGAGCAGGAGGAACTCGGCCACGCCCGGCACGCCCGTTCCGTCGAGGCGGCCGAGATCCACCAGCACGCGGCCGGCGATCACGTTGGCGACGAAGAGCCCGAACAGGACGGCGGCGAGCGCGAGCGAGGCCCGCGCGAGCGGCGACGTCTGCGGCGGCTGGGACGTGCGGCCCCGTGCCATGGCGTTCTCCTCCTGGTGCGCGATTTTTGTAAGCGCTTACATGAGAGGCTAGCAGCCTCGTGACGCTTGTCAAGCGGTCGCGATCGTTCTAGCTCCGGACGGACGACCATACAAAGGGACGCGCGCAGGTGGACGAGACGGGCAACGACAGCGCCGTCGCCGAGACTGGTCGAAAGCGCTTTCAAGCGCAGCCGACGCTCGCCGACGTGGCCGCGGCCGCCGGCGTCTCCACGGCGACCGTCTCGCGCTGCCTGAACGCGCCGGCGAGCGTGCGCGCCGCGACCCGCGCCCGGGTCGAGGACGCCGTGCGCCGGCTCGGCTACGAGGCGGACGCCACCGCGCGCGCCCTCGCCTCCCGCCGCAGCCTGACGATCGGCGCCATCGTTCCGACCCTCGACAACGCCATCTTCGCCGCCGGCATCGAGGGCCTGCAGCGGGCGCTCGCCGCGGAGGGCTACACGCTGCTCATCGCGAGCCACGAGTACGACCTCGAGCAGGAGCTGGCGCAGGCGCGCACCCTGCTCTCCCGCGGCATCGACGGGCTGTTCCTCATCGGCAAGGACCATCATCCCGAGCTGCGCGCCCGCGCCGCCGCGCGCGGCGCGCCGATGGTGCTGGGCTGGACCCTGAGCGAGACCGAGCCCTCCATCGGCTTCGACAATGCCCGCGCCGCGGCGGCGCTCGCCGATTACCTATGGTCCATCGGCCACCGCCGCTTCGGCATGATCGCCGCGCCGACGGCGGAGAACGATCGCGCCCGCGAGCGGCTGGACGGCGTGCGCGCGGCGCTGGCGCGGCGGGGCTTG comes from Salinarimonas sp. and encodes:
- a CDS encoding LacI family DNA-binding transcriptional regulator produces the protein MDETGNDSAVAETGRKRFQAQPTLADVAAAAGVSTATVSRCLNAPASVRAATRARVEDAVRRLGYEADATARALASRRSLTIGAIVPTLDNAIFAAGIEGLQRALAAEGYTLLIASHEYDLEQELAQARTLLSRGIDGLFLIGKDHHPELRARAAARGAPMVLGWTLSETEPSIGFDNARAAAALADYLWSIGHRRFGMIAAPTAENDRARERLDGVRAALARRGLALDPACVVERAYGLEEGREGMRALMAHAPRPTAIVCGNDVLAFGAMFEAQAMGLSVPEDVSVAGFDDLPLAAQLGPGLTTVGVPASLIGARAAEHLIRRISGQTVATATEVPTRLIVRGSTAPPPTGSAPQPT
- a CDS encoding TRAP transporter substrate-binding protein is translated as MKDDDRRNAPENPTQTPALTRRRFFQVAGTFGFTTAVIASAGGFLHSDEAVAQTANEERERQQAAERTMTVATAYIITADRSYPIMQLDFKENLQNMSNGRIYVRLAPNGQLGTGSALAQSVQEGTIECAQHSLSNFAPFAPVVDLINIPYWCGDNQQFANLVTSAAWRNEVNPKVEERGFKPLWYVTIDPRTVAVGRGVEGPVRTPDDIQGIKFRVPGSQILQQFYRLLGANPTPVAWGETPSAIQQGVADALDPSVGALYVFGFKDILSSITLVRSVPDAQVYSCNKAWYDALDGELQEAIDFASETTFRQNLAKVPAARAYAMSELSKSGVDFYAPTEDELAQWSERAGHQRSEWDSVKTELAGSIEAFERLREAAETDGGYYVHDA
- a CDS encoding TRAP transporter small permease, translating into MSDTLSKPRAGRAARMLRALDENGERWLLLVLYGTIVSAISIEVARRFLLSYSSVWGEEVARYAFIYLAWIGASAAVRERAHIRIDVLVSRTPPRVKAAFDVLADLCTLALALICLYWSVRPVVTSLEFGSVTHGLRISMAWFLVAVPLGFALMTFRVLQCLAGDLHRLRTGAAPKAAHSQPIA